The stretch of DNA GAATCTTTGCTGTCAAAGTTGGTAGGGAGTGGTCACCAAGAAACCTAGCAAAAGTACAACAGGGTGGGACAGGTTGGGACGGGGTAGGACAAGATACGACGCAAAGGGGTACAGAGGGGGGGCCCGCCAGGGAAGAGAATACCTTGGGCAAGGCTCTAAGGAGGTAGAATCCAAGCCCTCTGAGTTGTCCTGGACGTCAGAGCTGTCACCGCCCTTGTCTTCCCCTGCAGGGTTCTCCAGCTGACACGCCTCTTCGGCACCAGGAAGTGTGCTGCCCTGGGCCTCCTGGTTCTCCCCGGAGCCCAGAACCACATATCTGCCCTTCTTCAGCACCAGCTGCCGTCTCAGCTCATCCGCCATCTGGGAGAGATCGCGCTTCATGGCGTAAGCATCTTCCCCGTCGGCATAGTACTTGGGTTCCACCTCACTAACCTGGAAGTGGAGGGTGTTGGAGTAGAGGTGCAGGGCCGCCCTGTTGCTCTTCCTGACGTGCAGGGACACGTACTTGGCGCCGAAATTCTCGATCATGGCCCGTGAGGCCTGGTCCATCAGCTTCTGCGCCAGCCCGAGGCGCCGGTGCGAGCGCTTCACGGCCAGCGAGGTGATGTGTCCGTGGGGGACGTCATCGGGGTCCTCCTCCATCTTAGCCAGGACATAGCCCACGATCTTGCCGTCCTCGTCCTCGGCGATGTAGGAGAGCTGGGGCCACGAGAGGCCGTGGTAGAAGTAGTACTTCATCTGGTAGTTCTCCGGCAGGCAGAGCAGGTTGCAGTGCTGCATGTTCATGAGGTCGTCGGGCCGGGCATTGCGGATGTTCATCCTGGCGGCCCGGCCCAGGAGGCCCACACCACGCCGGTTGCCTCGGGAATTGACTTCAGCAGGCCCAGCCGCGCGGCAAGGGTGCTGGAGACCGGTGGCGGGAAGGCAGGAAGGCCGGAAGGCGGAAGGGGTGGGGCTAAGCGAGCTTCCGGAAGCCCGCAGGCCCAGCCAATGAGGCTTCCGGGGTGACAAGCCTGCACCTGCGCACACTGGGGAGGGGGCGGAGCGAGAGGAGTTCGCTGAGTCCTGCTCTGTTTAAAAAGTAAGTGTGGCCCATTGCTTCCTGTATCTTGTATTTGTTTCAATTTTAACTTAAGTTTTTTTAtccttttaaatttacttattctCTCGCTGTATGTGTGtaacatatatgtaaatgtatgtgtgtgtaccatagtgcatgtagaggtcagaaggcaacctGTAGGAGTCTCACTTTCCAAGACGTGGGTCCCATGTATTGAACTCAAGCCCTGAATTTGTCAGCAAGCGCCAATATGCTCTATACtcaatgagccatctctttggaCTCAGTTTTAGCCTGTCTACATCTGAACAGCCCTATGTAACTAGAACAAACCAACCAGTATATCAGTGCCATCCCAGGTAGCCTGCCTGACCTGCCCCTTACCCCGTAGACTGCTACCTAGCAGTTTTCATATAATGAAATCGTACtgcatgcagagacccacagccaagcactggtcCAAGCTCCAGGGGTCccgttgaagagaaggaggagggattttatataaggagggggtgggggatcaAGGTCATGGCAGGGAAACTCACAAAGACAGCTGaccagagcttgtgggagctcacggactcttaGACCTACagctagagagcctgcatgggaccgacctaggccctttgTGTGTGggggacagttgtgtagcttagtcttgtTTGTGGGGCACCTAGCAGTGgcaccaggatctgtccctggcacatgagctgactttttggaacctattccctatggtgggatgcttcACTTAGGTGGGATGCTTCACT from Peromyscus eremicus chromosome 10, PerEre_H2_v1, whole genome shotgun sequence encodes:
- the Naa11 gene encoding N-alpha-acetyltransferase 11 produces the protein MNIRNARPDDLMNMQHCNLLCLPENYQMKYYFYHGLSWPQLSYIAEDEDGKIVGYVLAKMEEDPDDVPHGHITSLAVKRSHRRLGLAQKLMDQASRAMIENFGAKYVSLHVRKSNRAALHLYSNTLHFQVSEVEPKYYADGEDAYAMKRDLSQMADELRRQLVLKKGRYVVLGSGENQEAQGSTLPGAEEACQLENPAGEDKGGDSSDVQDNSEGLDSTSLEPCPSIAGLHVSTTSIL